The Aspergillus chevalieri M1 DNA, chromosome 5, nearly complete sequence genome includes a region encoding these proteins:
- the EGD1 gene encoding nascent polypeptide-associated complex subunit family protein (BUSCO:EOG092653SU;~COG:K;~EggNog:ENOG410PPVK;~InterPro:IPR039370,IPR038187,IPR002715;~PFAM:PF01849), giving the protein MNVQPIQAIEEVNMFKEDGNVIHFGAPRVHASVPSNTFALYGNGEEKELTELVPGILNQLGPDSLASLRKLAESYQNMQKNQAGGEGKKDDEEDDIPDLVEGENFESNVE; this is encoded by the exons ATGAACGTCCAGCCCATCCAGGCCATTGAGGAGGTCAACATGTTCAAAGAGGACGGCAACGTTATCCACTTCGGTGCTCCCAGAG TCCACGCCTCCGTCCCCTCCAACACCTTCGCCCTCTACGGTAACGGCGAGGAGAAGGAACTCACCGAGCTTGTCCCCGGTATCCTGAACCAGCTTGGTCCCGACAGCCTTGCCTCGCTCCGCAAGCTCGCCGAGAGCTACCAGAACATGCAGAAGAACCAGGCCGGTGGTGAGGGCAAgaaggacgacgaggaggatgatatCCCCGATTTGGTTGAGGGCGAGAACTTCGAGAGCAATGTTGAGTAA